The following proteins are co-located in the Microvirga ossetica genome:
- a CDS encoding EVE domain-containing protein produces MAHWLYKSEPSTWSWDAQVAEGKKGTHWNGVRNHVAKQNLMAMKKGEQGFFYHSNEGKAVVGIVEVIKEYYPDHTDETGKFGMVDIKAVKALPKPVTLEDIKKEPRLKDMILVNNSRLSVQPVTDEEWKLICKMGGL; encoded by the coding sequence ATGGCCCACTGGCTCTACAAATCCGAACCCTCCACCTGGTCCTGGGACGCCCAGGTCGCCGAAGGCAAGAAGGGGACGCACTGGAACGGCGTGCGCAACCACGTCGCCAAGCAGAACCTGATGGCCATGAAGAAGGGCGAGCAGGGCTTCTTCTACCATTCCAACGAGGGCAAGGCCGTCGTCGGCATCGTCGAGGTGATCAAGGAATACTACCCGGACCACACGGACGAGACCGGCAAGTTCGGCATGGTCGACATCAAGGCAGTCAAAGCGCTGCCGAAGCCCGTGACCCTGGAAGACATCAAGAAGGAGCCGCGGCTCAAGGACATGATCCTCGTCAACAATTCCCGCCTCTCGGTGCAGCCGGTGACGGACGAGGAATGGAAGCTCATCTGCAAGATGGGCGGGCTTTAA
- a CDS encoding NAD(P)H-dependent glycerol-3-phosphate dehydrogenase, giving the protein MTAQIQTIGIAGAGAWGTALANAAAIAGNDVVLWMRSPEQAAALAATRSNARFLPDVPLHERIRATADLKELAATGAVLLVTPAQTTREMTSALSAILPSATPLVLCAKGIERASGAFLCDVVEEVRPGSAIAVLSGPSFADDVARGLPTAVTLACRDAALAEELATALSGPTLRVYHRQDVRGVEIGGAAKNVLAIACGAVAGKGLGESAKAALIARGFAELLRFARAYGGDAETLMGLSGLGDLVLTCSSAHSRNFAFGHRLGLGLSVEEAAGGKLVEGAATASALMTLARAKNVDMPIAEAVDQILSGAWNLDQAVDALMNRPIKSET; this is encoded by the coding sequence ATGACGGCGCAGATTCAAACCATCGGCATCGCCGGAGCCGGCGCCTGGGGAACGGCGCTTGCGAACGCGGCCGCCATCGCCGGCAACGACGTGGTGCTGTGGATGCGCTCGCCCGAACAGGCGGCGGCGCTGGCGGCAACGCGCAGCAACGCGCGCTTCCTGCCCGATGTGCCCCTGCACGAACGTATTCGCGCCACGGCGGATCTGAAGGAGCTCGCCGCCACCGGCGCCGTGCTTCTCGTCACGCCCGCGCAGACGACGCGGGAGATGACGTCCGCCCTGTCCGCCATCCTGCCCTCCGCAACGCCGCTGGTGCTCTGCGCCAAGGGCATCGAGCGCGCGAGCGGCGCCTTTCTCTGCGACGTGGTGGAAGAGGTGCGCCCCGGCTCGGCCATCGCCGTGCTCTCCGGTCCCAGCTTTGCCGACGATGTGGCGCGCGGTCTGCCCACCGCCGTGACGCTCGCCTGCCGCGACGCGGCGCTGGCGGAAGAGCTTGCGACGGCGCTGTCCGGCCCGACGCTGCGCGTCTATCACCGCCAGGACGTGCGCGGGGTCGAGATCGGGGGGGCTGCCAAGAACGTGCTCGCCATCGCCTGCGGCGCGGTGGCCGGGAAAGGTCTCGGCGAGAGCGCGAAGGCGGCCCTCATCGCCCGCGGCTTCGCGGAGCTTCTGCGCTTTGCCCGCGCCTATGGCGGCGACGCGGAGACCCTGATGGGGCTCTCCGGCCTCGGAGACCTGGTGCTCACCTGCTCCTCCGCCCATTCCCGCAACTTTGCCTTCGGCCATCGTCTCGGCTTGGGGCTCAGCGTCGAGGAGGCCGCCGGCGGCAAGCTGGTGGAGGGCGCTGCGACCGCGAGCGCCCTCATGACGCTGGCGCGTGCAAAAAACGTCGACATGCCGATCGCGGAAGCGGTCGACCAGATCCTTTCCGGCGCATGGAATCTCGACCAGGCGGTCGATGCGCTGATGAACCGTCCGATCAAGTCCGAAACGTAA